A window of Prolixibacter sp. SD074 contains these coding sequences:
- the ahcY gene encoding adenosylhomocysteinase, translated as MNVVTDTKTNYKVRDISLAEFGRKEIEIAEKEMPGLMSIRAKYEKEKPLAGARIMGSLHMTIQTAVLIETLVELGAEVRWASCNIFSTQDHAAAAIAATNVPVFAWKGETLEEYWWCAERALDFGDGKGPHLIVDDGGDATLMVHLGYKAEKDASVLEKEAEGEDEVELQKTLKRILAETPNRWKNAVKELKGVSEETTTGVHRLYQMMERGELLFPAINVNDSVTKSKFDNTYGCRESLADGIKRATDVMIAGKVVVVCGYGDVGKGCARSMRGYGARVVVTEIDPICALQAAMEGFEVKTVEDALSEGNIYVTTTGNKDIITAEHMANMKDQAIVCNIGHFDNEIQVSKLESWPGINKKNIKPQVDKYEYPDGHSIFLLAEGRLVNLGCATGHPSFVMSNSFTNQTLAQLDLWNNNYKTDVYRLPKHLDEEVARLHLEQLGVKMTKLTKEQAEYLGVPENGPFKPEHYRY; from the coding sequence ATGAATGTTGTAACTGATACCAAAACAAATTATAAAGTGAGAGATATTTCTCTTGCTGAGTTTGGAAGAAAAGAGATTGAGATTGCCGAGAAGGAAATGCCCGGACTGATGTCTATTCGTGCCAAATACGAAAAAGAAAAGCCGCTGGCTGGTGCCCGTATTATGGGGTCTTTGCACATGACCATCCAAACTGCCGTTTTAATTGAAACATTGGTAGAACTGGGCGCCGAAGTCCGTTGGGCTTCCTGTAATATTTTCTCCACGCAGGATCACGCTGCCGCTGCCATCGCTGCGACCAACGTACCTGTTTTCGCCTGGAAAGGTGAAACCCTGGAAGAGTACTGGTGGTGTGCCGAACGCGCGCTGGATTTTGGCGATGGAAAAGGCCCGCACCTGATTGTTGATGACGGTGGCGATGCTACATTGATGGTGCACCTGGGCTACAAAGCTGAAAAAGATGCTTCGGTCCTGGAGAAAGAAGCGGAAGGTGAGGATGAAGTTGAACTGCAGAAAACATTGAAACGCATCCTGGCTGAAACTCCGAATCGTTGGAAAAATGCAGTTAAAGAACTGAAAGGTGTTTCGGAAGAAACCACTACCGGTGTTCACCGTCTTTACCAGATGATGGAACGCGGCGAATTGCTTTTCCCGGCCATTAACGTTAACGATTCGGTTACCAAATCGAAATTCGATAATACCTACGGTTGCCGCGAGTCGTTGGCTGACGGTATCAAGCGCGCTACCGACGTAATGATTGCCGGTAAAGTAGTCGTGGTTTGTGGTTATGGCGACGTTGGCAAAGGATGCGCCCGCTCCATGCGTGGTTACGGCGCCCGTGTGGTCGTTACCGAGATTGACCCGATTTGCGCCCTCCAGGCCGCCATGGAAGGTTTCGAAGTAAAAACAGTGGAAGATGCACTGAGCGAAGGGAATATCTACGTGACCACCACCGGAAACAAAGATATCATCACCGCCGAGCACATGGCCAATATGAAAGACCAGGCCATTGTCTGCAACATCGGTCATTTCGATAATGAAATACAAGTGTCGAAACTGGAATCATGGCCGGGAATCAATAAAAAGAATATCAAGCCACAGGTTGACAAATACGAATATCCTGACGGGCATTCCATCTTCCTGCTGGCCGAGGGACGTCTGGTGAATTTGGGATGTGCTACTGGTCACCCGTCGTTCGTGATGAGTAACTCGTTCACCAACCAAACACTCGCTCAGCTCGACCTCTGGAATAATAATTACAAAACAGATGTTTACCGTCTTCCCAAACACCTTGACGAAGAGGTTGCCCGTCTGCACCTGGAACAGTTGGGTGTGAAAATGACCAAATTAACGAAAGAACAAGCTGAATACCTCGGTGTCCCGGAAAACGGACCGTTCAAACCCGAACATTACCGCTATTAA
- a CDS encoding bifunctional riboflavin kinase/FAD synthetase has product MEIHNGLEHFNAGKPVITIGTFDGVHLGHRQVISRLKEIAGSVNGESVVFTFYPHPRLIVSPEENNLRLLTTRDEKIELLKEIGIDHLVVFPFTNEFSKLSYEDFVRQVLVEKMNISHLVVGYDHKLGRNREGNYTALKELSKELHFTIEQLDVLLMEDVNVSSTKIRQSLETGDVARANRYLGYNYTLTGKVIAGNQLGRKLGFPTANIETLDEHKLIPHDGVYAVRVKLDDACYTGMLNIGTRPTISHNADHRSIEVHIFDFNQDVYLHELTLYFVGKIRNEHKFDSVDALREQLEKDKESAKKILSRM; this is encoded by the coding sequence GTGGAGATTCATAACGGACTTGAACATTTTAATGCCGGTAAACCGGTGATTACCATAGGAACATTCGACGGAGTGCACCTGGGACACCGACAGGTTATTTCCCGGTTAAAGGAAATTGCCGGTTCGGTCAATGGGGAGTCAGTCGTTTTTACGTTCTATCCACACCCCCGGTTAATCGTTAGTCCTGAGGAAAATAACCTGCGCTTACTGACAACCCGGGACGAAAAAATTGAATTATTAAAGGAAATTGGCATCGACCATTTGGTTGTTTTTCCGTTTACAAACGAATTTTCCAAGCTCTCATATGAAGATTTTGTCCGGCAGGTTTTGGTGGAGAAAATGAACATCAGCCACCTGGTGGTTGGGTACGATCACAAACTGGGAAGGAACCGGGAAGGAAACTATACCGCACTGAAAGAACTTTCGAAAGAACTCCATTTTACCATTGAACAGCTTGATGTACTGCTTATGGAAGATGTCAACGTCAGTTCGACGAAAATACGGCAGTCGCTGGAAACTGGGGACGTGGCCCGGGCCAATCGTTACCTGGGATACAATTATACCTTAACAGGAAAAGTCATTGCCGGCAATCAACTGGGACGTAAATTGGGATTTCCAACGGCCAACATCGAAACGCTTGATGAGCACAAACTTATTCCGCATGACGGGGTTTATGCTGTAAGAGTAAAACTTGACGATGCCTGTTATACGGGGATGCTCAATATCGGAACGCGTCCGACAATAAGCCATAATGCCGATCATCGCAGCATTGAGGTGCATATTTTTGATTTCAATCAGGATGTCTATTTGCATGAACTAACACTTTACTTTGTGGGGAAAATCCGCAACGAGCATAAATTCGACTCAGTGGATGCATTACGCGAACAGCTGGAAAAGGACAAAGAGAGTGCGAAAAAAATCCTTTCACGGATGTAA
- a CDS encoding TlpA disulfide reductase family protein, protein MKKLFFAVAILFLLYSCSEKTNFSVSGTIDGAGGKMLYLNELKVSSQIPVDSMKVDNKGQFELKGNAAEPTFYLLKFNDHNFVTLLLDSTEQATVTGSYQNLPTDYSVKGSLGSKLVRELNMHYTNVERQLDSLSDLFNMHKQDANYESEREKWNDEYVALKNKHAEYLRKFVMDHPFSLASVMALYQKWDDGNFIVQDLHTMKVAASALSAMFPNSSQVKALHSNTLQIMRQENSRKMTRLIKDAGQNSPDITLPDTDGKEVSLSSMRGKYVLVQFWAGQDRDSRVMNPVLVANYQKYHPKGFDIYQVSIDTSRTAWTNAIKADHLNWTNVGDMKGSVQAVRNYNIQSIPSNYLLGKDGSILAKNLMGPALNNALEKYLK, encoded by the coding sequence ATGAAAAAATTGTTTTTTGCAGTAGCCATTCTTTTTCTGCTTTATTCATGCAGCGAAAAAACTAATTTTTCGGTTTCGGGAACCATCGACGGCGCCGGCGGAAAAATGCTATACCTGAATGAGTTGAAAGTGAGTTCACAGATTCCGGTTGATTCGATGAAAGTGGACAATAAAGGACAGTTCGAGCTCAAAGGCAATGCGGCTGAGCCAACGTTCTATCTGTTGAAATTCAATGATCATAACTTCGTGACCCTGTTGCTCGATTCAACGGAGCAGGCAACCGTAACCGGAAGCTATCAAAACCTTCCGACGGATTATTCGGTGAAGGGGTCTTTAGGTTCAAAACTGGTCAGGGAACTGAATATGCACTATACCAATGTAGAGCGCCAACTCGATTCTCTCAGCGATTTGTTCAATATGCATAAACAGGATGCCAATTACGAAAGTGAGCGGGAAAAGTGGAATGACGAGTATGTAGCGTTGAAAAACAAGCACGCGGAATACCTCAGGAAATTCGTAATGGACCATCCGTTTTCGTTGGCGAGTGTGATGGCGCTTTACCAAAAATGGGACGATGGCAATTTCATTGTTCAGGATTTACATACAATGAAAGTAGCAGCATCGGCATTGTCGGCCATGTTTCCGAACAGCAGCCAGGTAAAAGCATTGCATTCGAATACGCTGCAAATTATGCGTCAGGAAAACAGTCGCAAAATGACACGGTTGATTAAGGATGCAGGTCAGAATAGTCCTGACATCACGCTGCCCGACACTGATGGAAAGGAAGTTTCGCTTTCGTCAATGCGTGGGAAATATGTTTTGGTTCAGTTCTGGGCCGGACAGGATCGCGATTCACGCGTTATGAATCCGGTTTTGGTGGCCAATTACCAAAAATATCATCCGAAAGGATTCGATATTTACCAGGTCAGCATAGATACCAGCCGTACGGCATGGACAAATGCAATTAAGGCAGATCATCTCAACTGGACCAATGTTGGCGATATGAAGGGAAGTGTTCAGGCTGTAAGAAATTACAACATCCAATCCATTCCTTCCAACTACCTGTTGGGCAAGGATGGTTCCATTCTGGCTAAGAACCTGATGGGGCCGGCGCTGAACAATGCGTTGGAAAAATATTTGAAGTGA
- a CDS encoding UDP-2,3-diacylglucosamine diphosphatase — translation MSDVHLGAPALRNNREREKLFVSWLEEISRDAEMIFLMGDIFDFWFEYKRVAPRGFVRVLGKIAEITDKGIPVHFFTGNHDVWVFDYLPSETGVIVHREPFETEIKGKRFFLAHGDGLNPSDKGYLFIKALFHNRTAQWLFSRLHPNFAFGLAHRWSKHSRLSNGVEGAKFMGEEREEQVSFARKMINEGKHIDYFVFGHRHLALEYNLNDESKLFLLGEWIREYSYGVYDGTDFRLERIHNTPPMGKN, via the coding sequence GTGTCGGATGTGCATCTTGGGGCGCCGGCTTTAAGGAACAATCGTGAACGGGAAAAGCTGTTTGTCTCATGGCTTGAGGAGATCAGTCGCGATGCCGAGATGATTTTCCTGATGGGGGATATTTTCGACTTTTGGTTTGAGTACAAAAGAGTTGCCCCCCGGGGATTTGTCAGGGTACTGGGGAAAATAGCAGAGATAACTGATAAAGGCATTCCTGTGCATTTCTTTACAGGAAACCACGACGTATGGGTGTTTGATTATTTACCGTCCGAAACCGGTGTTATTGTCCACCGGGAGCCGTTTGAAACCGAGATAAAAGGAAAACGATTTTTCCTGGCGCATGGCGATGGGCTGAATCCTTCCGATAAAGGCTACCTGTTTATCAAAGCTCTCTTTCATAATCGCACAGCTCAGTGGTTATTTTCCAGACTTCACCCCAATTTTGCTTTTGGCCTGGCGCATCGATGGTCGAAACACAGCCGGTTGTCCAACGGCGTTGAAGGAGCAAAATTTATGGGAGAAGAAAGAGAGGAGCAGGTTTCGTTTGCCCGGAAAATGATTAACGAGGGGAAACACATTGATTACTTTGTTTTTGGGCACCGCCATCTGGCACTCGAATACAACCTGAATGACGAGAGTAAATTATTTTTGTTGGGAGAATGGATCAGGGAGTATTCTTACGGTGTGTATGACGGCACTGATTTTAGACTGGAAAGAATTCATAATACTCCCCCAATGGGGAAAAATTAA
- a CDS encoding 3-oxoacyl-ACP synthase III family protein produces the protein MDKKLYTVIVGSGSYIPPIVIRNDHFLDWDFYDPATGEKITRPNAEIIQKFNEITNIEERRYAKPEHKTSDLATFAAKDAIESSGYDAESFDFLIVANNFGDMDINNPRADIMPPISTRVKRMLDIKNPACMCHDVVAGCPGWTTAMIVADSYIRSGNFKRGLVIGSDVNSRIRDPHDRDSMIFSDGAGAVIVEGRESDVPVGILSYASRSDAIDGGEWLKMAQSINPAYEGNELFIRMMGNKVYVYALSNVPGVVKQSLDAVGLGLGDVSKVLIHQANEKMDDAILGRLFKLYGKRSYPKDLMPMTIRKFGNSSSATIPTLYDLISKGKMEDHAFSSGDNIVLTSVGAGMIINSIVYRIP, from the coding sequence ATGGATAAGAAGCTTTATACCGTAATTGTAGGTAGTGGTTCGTATATTCCTCCAATAGTAATACGGAACGACCATTTCCTTGATTGGGATTTTTACGACCCGGCAACCGGAGAGAAGATTACTCGGCCAAATGCCGAGATCATTCAAAAATTCAACGAAATTACAAATATTGAAGAACGTCGTTATGCAAAGCCGGAACACAAAACGAGTGATCTGGCAACTTTTGCAGCGAAAGATGCCATCGAATCTTCCGGGTACGACGCGGAATCGTTCGATTTCCTGATTGTGGCCAATAATTTTGGCGACATGGACATCAATAACCCGCGCGCCGACATCATGCCACCCATTTCTACGCGGGTGAAAAGGATGCTGGACATCAAGAACCCGGCGTGTATGTGTCATGATGTAGTAGCGGGTTGTCCCGGATGGACAACTGCCATGATTGTAGCCGATTCGTATATTCGGAGCGGTAATTTCAAACGTGGTTTGGTGATTGGTTCGGATGTCAATTCGAGGATCCGTGATCCGCACGATCGTGATTCCATGATCTTTTCCGACGGAGCAGGTGCGGTCATCGTGGAAGGTCGCGAGAGCGATGTCCCGGTAGGCATATTGTCGTACGCCAGCCGTTCTGATGCTATTGACGGGGGCGAATGGCTGAAGATGGCACAATCAATCAATCCGGCTTACGAAGGAAACGAGTTGTTTATTAGGATGATGGGTAATAAGGTGTATGTTTATGCATTATCCAATGTTCCCGGAGTTGTGAAACAAAGTCTGGACGCTGTAGGGCTTGGGCTTGGGGATGTAAGTAAAGTATTGATTCATCAGGCCAATGAGAAAATGGATGATGCCATTCTTGGACGTTTGTTCAAGCTCTATGGTAAGCGCAGTTATCCGAAGGATTTGATGCCAATGACCATCCGGAAATTTGGTAACTCCTCTTCGGCAACTATTCCTACGCTGTACGATTTAATCAGTAAAGGAAAAATGGAGGATCATGCCTTCAGCTCAGGTGACAACATTGTTCTCACTTCGGTTGGGGCCGGTATGATTATCAATTCCATCGTTTACCGGATTCCCTGA
- the rmuC gene encoding DNA recombination protein RmuC, translated as MEIVFLVIGVVVGVAIGWLIQRSKARAAEMAGAQNLAKAKQEFMAQLAVADKEKSLAEQQANSLKPELDELKKVLNAEREKNEILNRHLAETQTDLRNMQEKLENQAKELEQVQKKFTTEFENIAGKILKENSKEFTTVNQKNISDILNPLKEKIQLFEKKVEDTYEKGLKDQTDLKAELKKLQDLNVKISTDAQNLTNALKGDVKKQGNWGEIVLERVLERSGLTEGQEFEREVVDTNMEGKVIRPDVIVHLPDKKHLIIDSKVSLVAYERLVNAATDEDREKAMKEHLLSLRTHVKTLSEKHYPSAKNLNVPDFVLLFLPIESSFSVAVQQDQDLFGYAWDNKVVIVSPSTLLASLRTIASIWRQENQTRNALEIAQQSGSLYDKFVNFINDLEKIGKGLDSARDNYDKAMNKLHTGRGNLVRTAEKIRVLGAKAQKEIPDKFITDEALPE; from the coding sequence ATGGAAATTGTTTTTTTAGTTATCGGTGTCGTTGTTGGTGTGGCAATTGGCTGGCTTATTCAACGTTCCAAAGCAAGGGCCGCCGAAATGGCCGGGGCACAAAATCTGGCTAAAGCGAAGCAGGAATTTATGGCCCAACTGGCTGTCGCCGATAAAGAGAAATCGTTGGCGGAACAACAGGCCAACTCGCTTAAACCGGAGCTGGATGAGCTGAAAAAGGTATTGAATGCGGAACGGGAGAAAAATGAAATCCTGAACCGGCATTTGGCTGAAACGCAAACGGACTTGCGAAACATGCAGGAGAAGTTGGAGAATCAAGCTAAGGAGCTGGAACAGGTCCAGAAGAAATTTACGACCGAGTTCGAAAATATTGCCGGGAAAATACTGAAAGAAAATTCGAAGGAGTTTACGACGGTCAACCAGAAAAATATATCGGATATTCTCAATCCGCTGAAGGAGAAGATCCAGTTATTCGAAAAGAAGGTGGAAGACACCTATGAAAAAGGTTTGAAGGACCAGACCGACCTGAAAGCTGAATTAAAAAAGCTGCAGGATTTGAACGTGAAGATTTCAACCGATGCACAAAATCTGACTAACGCCTTGAAAGGTGACGTGAAGAAGCAGGGAAACTGGGGCGAGATTGTACTGGAGCGTGTGTTGGAGCGTTCAGGGCTGACGGAAGGGCAGGAGTTTGAGCGGGAAGTGGTGGATACCAACATGGAAGGGAAAGTCATTCGTCCCGACGTGATCGTACATCTTCCCGACAAGAAGCATTTGATTATTGATTCCAAGGTTTCGCTGGTCGCTTATGAGCGTTTGGTAAACGCAGCAACTGATGAAGATCGGGAAAAAGCGATGAAGGAACATCTGCTGTCGCTTCGCACGCATGTGAAAACGTTGAGTGAAAAACACTATCCGTCTGCCAAAAACCTGAATGTCCCGGATTTTGTGTTGCTCTTTTTGCCCATCGAGTCTTCCTTTAGTGTTGCTGTTCAGCAGGATCAGGATTTGTTTGGCTATGCATGGGACAATAAGGTGGTGATTGTAAGTCCTTCTACTTTACTGGCCTCGCTTCGTACCATTGCTTCCATCTGGCGGCAGGAGAACCAGACGCGGAACGCGCTGGAAATTGCCCAGCAGAGTGGATCATTGTATGATAAATTTGTCAATTTCATCAATGATCTGGAGAAAATTGGGAAGGGGCTGGATAGTGCCCGTGACAATTACGACAAAGCGATGAACAAGTTGCATACCGGTCGTGGCAACCTGGTGCGGACAGCTGAAAAAATCAGGGTACTTGGCGCCAAGGCACAAAAGGAAATACCCGATAAATTTATAACGGACGAAGCATTGCCCGAATAA
- the clpX gene encoding ATP-dependent Clp protease ATP-binding subunit ClpX, whose amino-acid sequence MDRCSFCGREKKDVNLLIAGMEGHICDSCIEQAHAIIEEEFKKSDGFDLSGIELKKPREIKEFLDQYVIGQDDAKKILSVAVYNHYKRLNQKVEDDGTEIEKSNIILVGPTGTGKTLLAKTIARMLHVPFTIVDATVLTEAGYVGEDIESLLTRLLQAADYNVEAAERGIVFVDEIDKIARKGDNPSITRDVSGEGVQQGLLKLLEGAVVNVPPQGGRKHPEQKMIPVDTKNILFICGGAFEGIDRKIGQRLNTKVVGYNASKDTEQVDRENLLQYVSPQDLRSYGLIPEIIGRLPVLTYLRQLDREALRRILIEPKNSIIKQYIKLFQMDNIKLEFADDTLDYIVDKAIEFKLGARGLRSICETIMIDAMYDMPSTEKGEVEIVIEKGFASEKINRLSATRLKAS is encoded by the coding sequence ATGGATAGATGTTCATTTTGTGGCAGAGAGAAGAAAGATGTCAATCTTTTGATTGCCGGTATGGAGGGTCACATTTGTGACAGCTGTATCGAGCAGGCTCATGCCATTATTGAAGAGGAATTCAAAAAGAGCGACGGATTTGACCTGAGCGGTATTGAGTTGAAGAAACCCAGGGAGATTAAAGAATTTCTTGACCAATACGTTATCGGGCAGGACGACGCCAAAAAGATTCTTTCAGTGGCCGTTTACAACCACTACAAAAGGTTGAACCAGAAGGTAGAGGATGACGGGACCGAGATTGAAAAATCAAACATCATCCTGGTTGGTCCTACCGGGACAGGTAAAACATTGCTGGCCAAAACCATCGCCCGGATGCTGCATGTGCCGTTCACGATAGTGGATGCCACAGTTTTGACCGAAGCCGGTTATGTGGGCGAAGACATTGAAAGTTTGCTTACCCGTTTGCTCCAGGCAGCCGATTATAACGTCGAAGCTGCTGAGCGCGGCATTGTTTTCGTTGATGAGATTGACAAAATTGCCCGCAAAGGCGATAATCCATCCATCACCCGCGATGTATCAGGCGAAGGTGTTCAGCAAGGTTTACTGAAACTGCTGGAAGGTGCGGTAGTGAATGTTCCGCCGCAAGGTGGCCGGAAACACCCGGAACAAAAAATGATCCCGGTGGACACCAAAAATATTTTGTTCATCTGTGGAGGTGCCTTCGAAGGCATCGACCGGAAAATTGGTCAACGTCTGAACACCAAAGTAGTTGGTTACAACGCCAGCAAGGATACTGAACAAGTCGATCGGGAAAACCTGCTACAGTATGTATCACCACAGGACCTTCGCTCATACGGGCTTATTCCTGAAATTATCGGTCGTCTGCCTGTCCTGACTTACCTCAGGCAACTCGATCGGGAAGCCTTGCGCCGTATTTTAATCGAACCCAAAAACTCCATCATCAAACAGTACATCAAACTGTTTCAAATGGATAACATCAAACTCGAATTTGCCGATGATACCCTTGATTACATTGTTGACAAGGCCATCGAGTTTAAGCTGGGCGCCCGCGGTTTACGTTCCATCTGTGAAACCATTATGATTGATGCCATGTATGATATGCCATCAACAGAAAAAGGTGAAGTAGAAATCGTTATCGAGAAAGGATTTGCCAGCGAGAAAATTAATCGCCTGAGTGCAACCCGCCTCAAAGCAAGCTAA
- the clpP gene encoding ATP-dependent Clp endopeptidase proteolytic subunit ClpP, whose protein sequence is MNSNSDEFRKYATKHMGISSLTLDRYNSVYANYISPTIIEERQMNVASMDVFSRLMMDRIIFLGVPIDDYVANIIQAQLLFLESSDPGKDIQIYFNSPGGAVHAGLGIYDTMQYISCDVATICTGMAASMAAVLMAAGTDGKRSALPHSRIMIHQPMGGAQGQASDIEITAREIMKLKKELYEIIAFHSKQPFEQVEKDSDRDYWLTAQEAKDYGMIDDILTREKDKVKK, encoded by the coding sequence ATGAATTCAAATAGTGACGAGTTTCGTAAATATGCGACCAAGCACATGGGGATCAGCAGTCTGACCCTCGATCGCTATAATTCTGTTTACGCTAATTATATTTCCCCGACCATTATTGAGGAACGTCAAATGAACGTTGCCTCGATGGACGTGTTCTCCCGTCTGATGATGGACCGCATTATCTTCCTCGGCGTGCCGATTGATGATTATGTAGCCAACATCATTCAGGCACAGTTGCTTTTCCTCGAATCATCCGACCCGGGAAAAGATATCCAGATTTATTTCAATTCTCCCGGAGGTGCTGTTCACGCTGGTTTAGGAATTTACGATACCATGCAATACATTAGCTGCGATGTGGCAACCATCTGTACCGGAATGGCGGCATCAATGGCAGCTGTATTGATGGCTGCCGGAACGGATGGGAAACGTTCGGCGCTTCCACATTCCCGCATCATGATTCATCAGCCCATGGGTGGTGCACAGGGACAGGCTTCCGATATCGAAATTACGGCCCGTGAAATCATGAAACTGAAAAAGGAACTGTACGAGATTATTGCTTTTCACAGTAAGCAACCTTTTGAACAAGTGGAAAAGGATTCGGACCGCGACTACTGGTTAACTGCCCAGGAAGCCAAGGATTACGGAATGATTGACGATATTCTGACAAGAGAAAAAGATAAAGTAAAGAAGTAA
- the tig gene encoding trigger factor: MNITRENIDDLNAVVTLTVEKNDYEATVNETLKDYRKKANMPGFRQGKVPAGLIKKMYGKSLLAEEVNKILSRELMKYISEEKLDILGEPLPDEEKQPTIDWDKDENFEFVFDIAMSPEINVTLDKRRKLPYYVIQVDDDLIDKQVEGYTNRFGTNVPAEEVGEKETVRGDFAELDADGNIKEGGIMANDVLVSIDLIKNEDIKKQFIGAKVGDVIRFDPKVAFENDHEVGHMLNLDHDASHALNAEFNYTINVINTFVPAEVNEEMVTKIYGEDSEVKTVEDMRNKIAEDLKENLVYSSNYRFLVDAKEVLTKSANIELPEAFLKRWLVATNENLTAEQVDTDFENFRTDLEWQLIKNKLGKENELSVEEAEIRDMAREMALMQFRQYGMMTVPDEHLDQFANSILQNEEERRRMVEKKLEDKILEVIKEKVNIEEKEVSQEEFDKLFEK; this comes from the coding sequence ATGAACATCACCAGAGAAAACATCGATGATTTGAATGCTGTTGTCACACTGACCGTTGAAAAAAACGATTATGAGGCAACGGTAAACGAAACACTGAAGGATTACCGTAAGAAAGCTAATATGCCTGGCTTCCGTCAAGGGAAGGTTCCTGCCGGGCTAATCAAAAAAATGTACGGAAAATCGCTCCTGGCCGAAGAAGTGAACAAGATTCTCAGTCGCGAGCTCATGAAATATATCAGCGAGGAAAAACTCGATATTCTGGGCGAACCGCTTCCGGACGAAGAGAAGCAGCCGACGATTGACTGGGACAAAGACGAAAACTTCGAATTTGTTTTCGATATTGCCATGTCACCGGAAATCAACGTTACCCTCGACAAGCGTCGTAAACTTCCCTACTATGTCATCCAGGTTGATGACGACCTGATCGACAAACAGGTAGAAGGTTACACCAACCGTTTCGGAACCAACGTGCCCGCTGAAGAGGTAGGCGAAAAAGAAACCGTACGCGGTGATTTTGCTGAGCTGGATGCTGACGGAAACATAAAAGAAGGCGGTATCATGGCTAACGATGTCCTGGTTTCGATTGACCTGATCAAAAACGAGGATATCAAAAAACAGTTCATTGGAGCCAAAGTTGGTGATGTGATTCGTTTTGATCCGAAAGTTGCTTTTGAGAATGACCACGAAGTAGGCCACATGCTGAACCTGGATCATGATGCTTCTCATGCCCTGAACGCTGAATTCAACTATACTATTAATGTTATCAATACTTTCGTCCCGGCTGAAGTCAACGAAGAGATGGTAACTAAGATTTATGGCGAAGATTCGGAAGTGAAGACCGTAGAAGACATGAGGAATAAAATTGCTGAGGATCTGAAAGAAAACCTGGTATATTCAAGCAACTACCGCTTCCTGGTTGATGCGAAGGAAGTACTGACCAAGAGCGCTAACATTGAATTGCCTGAAGCATTCCTGAAACGCTGGTTGGTGGCTACCAACGAGAATCTGACCGCAGAACAAGTTGATACGGACTTTGAAAACTTCCGTACCGATCTTGAATGGCAGCTGATAAAGAACAAGCTGGGCAAAGAAAACGAACTGAGTGTGGAAGAAGCTGAAATTCGTGACATGGCCCGCGAAATGGCACTCATGCAGTTCCGCCAGTATGGTATGATGACCGTACCGGACGAGCACCTCGACCAGTTTGCCAACTCTATTCTTCAGAACGAAGAAGAGCGTCGCAGAATGGTAGAGAAAAAGCTCGAAGACAAAATCCTGGAAGTTATCAAAGAAAAAGTAAATATTGAAGAAAAAGAGGTGAGCCAGGAAGAGTTCGACAAGCTCTTTGAAAAATAA